A single Diceros bicornis minor isolate mBicDic1 chromosome 7, mDicBic1.mat.cur, whole genome shotgun sequence DNA region contains:
- the CTR9 gene encoding RNA polymerase-associated protein CTR9 homolog, with translation MSRGSIEIPLRDTDEVIELDFDQLPEGDEVISILKQEHTQLHIWIALALEYYKQGKTEEFVKLLEAARIDGNLDYRDHEKDQMTCLDTLAAYYVQQARKEKNKDNKKDLITQATLLYTMADKIIMYDQNHLLGRACFCLLEGDKMDQADAQFHFVLNQSPNNIPALLGKACISFNKKDYRGALAYYKKALRTNPGCPAEVRLGMGHCFVKLNKLEKARLAFSRALELNSKCVGALVGLAVLELNNKEADSIKNGVQLLSRAYTIDPSNPMVLNHLANHFFFKKDYSKVQHLALHAFHNTEVEAMQAESCYQLARSFHVQEDYDQAFQYYYQATQFASSSFVLPFFGLGQMYIYRGDKENASQCFEKVLKAYPNNYETMKILGSLYAASEDQEKRDIAKGHLKKVTEQYPDDVEAWIELAQILEQTDIQGALSAYGTATRILQEKVQADVPPEILNNVGALHFRLGNLGEAKKYFLASLDRAKAEAEHDEHYYNAISVTTSYNLARLYEAMCEFHEAEKLYKNILREHPNYVDCYLRLGAMARDKGNFYEASDWFKEALQINQDHPDAWSLIGNLHLAKQEWGPGQKKFERILKQPSTQSDTYSMLALGNVWLQTLHQPTRDREKEKRHQDRALAIYKQVLRNDAKNLYAANGIGAVLAHKGYFREARDVFAQVREATADISDVWLNLAHIYVEQKQYISAVQMYENCLRKFYKHQNTEVVLYLARALFKCGKLQECKQTLLKARHVAPSDTVLMFNVALVLQRLATSVLKDEKSNLKEVLNAVKELELAHRYFSYLSKVGDKMRFDLALAATEARQCSDLLSQAQYHVARARKQDEEERELRAKQEQEKELLRQKLLKEQEEKRLREKEEQKKLLEQRAQYVEKTKNILIFTGETEATKEKKRGGGGGRRSKKGGEFEEFVNDDTDDDLPISKKKKRRKGSGSEQEGEDEEGGERKKKKRRRPPKGEEGSDDDETENGPKPKKRRPLKTEKKKAPKPERLPPSMKGKIKSKAIISSSDDSSDEDKLKIADEGHPRNTNSNSDSDEGERRQKRASSESDSDENENKSGSEAGSPRRPRRQRSDEDSDSDQPSRKRRPSGSEQSDNESVQSGRSHSAGSEIDSRPPSPSAESDHDSERGSDNEGSGRGSGNESEPEGSNNDASDRGSEHGSDDSD, from the exons ATGTCGCGGGGCTCCATCGAGATTCCCCTCCGGGACACTGACGAG GTCATTGAACTTGACTTCGATCAGTTACCGGAGGGAGATGAAGTTATCAGTATTCTGAAACAGGAACATACACAGCTGCACATATGGATTGCTTTGGCG CTGGAATACTACAAGCAAGGAAAAACAGAAGAGTTCGTAAAGTTGTTGGAAGCAGCACGTATAGATGGCAATTTGGACTATAGAGACCACGAAAAAGACCAGATGACTTGCTTGGATACACTGGCGGCCTATTATGTCCAACAGGCTCGGAAGGAAAAGAATAAGGACAATAAGAAAGATCTTATTACACAGGCAACCCTGCTGTATACAATGGCCGATAAAATTATTATGTATGATCAG AACCATTTGTTGGGAAGAGCCTGCTTCTGCCTACTTGAAGGTGACAAAATGGATCAGGCTGATGCACAATTTCATTTCGTACTCAACCAGTCTCCAAATAATATTCCAGCCCTTCTTG gtAAAGCTTGCATTTCCTTCAACAAGAAGGATTACAGAGGAGCTCTTGCTTACTATAAGAAGGCATTGCGTACTAACCCAGGATGTCCAG cgGAAGTTCGTTTAGGAATGGGCCATTGCTTTGTGAAACTTAACAAACTGGAGAAAGCTCGTCTGGCTTTCAGCAGAGCCCTGGAACTCAATTCCAAATGTGTGGGAGCATTGGTTGGTCTGGCTGTTCTAGAACTCAACAATAAAGAG GCTGATTCCATCAAAAATGGCGTCCAGCTGCTTTCCAGAGCCTACACTATCGATCCCAGCAACCCCATGGTATTGAACCACTTGGCAAATCACTTTTTCTTCAAAAAG GATTATAGTAAAGTCCAGCACTTGGCTCTGCACGCCTTCCATAACACAGAAGTGGAGGCGATGCAAGCAGAGAGTTGCTATCAGCTGGCTAGATCATTCCACGTTCAG GAAGATTATGACCAAGCTTTCCAGTACTACTATCAAGCCACACAGTTTGCCTCATCTTCTTTTGTGCTGCCATTTTTTGGTTTGGGACAAATGTACATTTATCGAGGTGACAAAGAAAATGCATCTCAGTGCTTTGAGAAAGTTTTGAAAGCTTATCCTAATAAttatgaaactatgaaaattcttgGCTCTCTATATGCTGCCTCAGAAGATCAAGAAAAACGAGACATCGCCaag GGCCATTTGAAGAAGGTCACAGAACAGTATCCTGATGACGTTGAAGCTTGGATTGAATTGGCACAAATCTTAGAACAGACTGATATACAG GGTGCCCTTTCAGCCTATGGAACAGCAACACGGATCCTTCAGGAGAAAGTGCAGGCTGACGtccccccagagattctgaacaATGTGGGTGCCCTCCATTTTAGACTTGGAAATCTAGGGGAGGCAAAG AAATATTTTTTGGCATCGTTGGATCGTGCGAAGGCAGAAGCTGAGCATGATGAACATTATTATAATGCCATTTCTGTTACAACGTCCTACAATTTAGCCAGGCTGTATGAGGCAATGTGTGAATTCCATGAAGCAGAAAAGCTATATAAAAACATCTTACGGGAACATCCTAATTATGTTGACT GCTATCTGCGCCTAGGAGCCATGGCTAGAGATAAAGGAAACTTTTATGAGGCTTCAGATTGGTTTAAGGAAGCTCTTCAGATTAATCAG GACCATCCAGATGCTTGGTCTTTGATTGGTAATCTTCATTTGGCGAAACAAGAATGGGGTCCAGGCCAGAAGAAATTCGAGAGGATATTAAAACAACCATCTACACAGAGTGACACTTATTCTATGCTGGCCCTTGGCAATGTCTGGCTCCAAACTTTGCATCAGCCCACCCGCGATCGGGAAAAG gaAAAGCGTCATCAAGATCGTGCTCTGGCCATCTACAAACAAGTACTGAGAAATGATGCGAAGAATCTATATGCTGCTAATGGCATAG GAGCCGTTTTGGCCCACAAAGGGTATTTCCGTGAAGCTCGTGATGTATTTGCCCAAGTCAGAGAAGCCACAGCAGATATCAGTGATGTATGGTTGAACCTAGCACACATCTACGTGGAACAAAAGCAATATATCAGTGCCGTTCAGATG TATGAAAACTGCCTCAGAAAGTTCTATAAGCACCAGAACACTGAAGTTGTGCTCTATTTGGCCCGGGCCCTCTTCAAGTGTGGCAAGTTACAGGAATGCAAACAGACTTTGCTGAAG gCTAGACATGTGGCACCCAGTGATACAGTGCTTATGTTTAATGTGGCCTTGGTCCTGCAAAGATTAGCTACCTCTGTCCTGAAAGATGAAAAGAGTAATCTGAAGGAAGTACTTAATGCTGTGAAAGAACTGGAGCTTGCACATAG ATACTTCAGTTACTTGAGTAAAGTGGGAGATAAAATGAGATTCGATTTGGCCCTCGCTGCTACAGAAGCCAG GCAATGCTCTGACTTACTGAGCCAGGCCCAGTACCATGTGGCCCGGGCACGCAAACAGGATGAAGAAGAAAGGGAGTTGCGGGCcaaacaagaacaagaaaaagaactgtTAAGGCAGAAACTTCTTAAAGAACAG GAGGAGAAACGtctcagagaaaaggaagagcaaaagAAACTTTTGGAACAGCGGGCTCAGTACGTAGAGAAGACCaaaaatattcttatatttaCTGGAGAGActgaagcaacaaaagaaaagaagagaggcgGTGGTGGTGGACGG CGTTCTAAGAAGGGAGGAGAGTTTGAAGAATTTGTCAATGATGACACCGATGATGACCTGCCTATAtccaaaaagaagaagagaagaaagggcaGTGGTAGTGAACAAGAAGGTGAAGACGAGGAGGGTggtgagaggaagaagaagaagaggagaag ACCTCCGAAGGGAGAAGAAGGATCTGATGATGATGAAACTGAAAATGGCCCAAAACCGAAAAAGCGCCGTCCACTAAAAACAGAGAAGAAGAAGGCC CCCAAGCCAGAGCGTCTGCCTCCTTCAATGAAGGGAAAGATTAAATCCAAAGCCATAATATCATCGAGTGATGATTCTTCAGATGAGGATAAACTTAAAATTGCTGATGAAGG ACATCCCCGGAACACCAACAGCAATAGCGACTCAGACGAGGGGGAACGGCGGCAGAAACGGGCCTCTTCGGAGAGCGATTCCGATGAGAACGAGAATAAGTCTGGCAGCGAGGCCGGCAGTCCCCGGAGGCCCCGAAGACAGCGGTCAGATGAGGATTCAGACAGCGACCAGCCGTCCAGAAAGAGAAGGCCCTCGGGTTCCGAACAGTCTGACAACGAATCTGTGCAGTCTGGGAGGAGCCACTCCGCGGGGTCAGAGATCGACTCTCGCCCGCCTTCTCCCAGTGCCGAGTCAGATCACGATTCAGAGAGAGGATCTGATAACGAGGGTTCTGGCCGAGGCTCTGGAAATGAATCAGAACCAGAGGGATCCAACAATGACGCCTCGGATCGGGGCTCAGAACATGGGTCAGATGATAGCGACtag